One stretch of Azotosporobacter soli DNA includes these proteins:
- a CDS encoding tyrosine-type recombinase/integrase, whose product METDSELIRRFVTYLHLEKNASPHTVLNYQADIRQFLEFMQVQEVVGEVIFRTVTPMVIRAYQAEMQRKAYSTRTIARRITSLRSMYRFFCREGIMDDNPFLAVRAPRFEIKAPALLTQQEIEEMLALTGPDAIGLRDRAALELLYAAGLRVSELTGLTLVDLELQAGYVLIYGKGTQERMVPIGSAARAAIAAYLTQGRPMLIAKNSECRQERLFLNSRGGSLSDRSIRRIVNRYVKELAWDKKVNPQMLRHSFAAHLLQAGAPAEAVQLMLGHTSMAEVNLYPDAKRANMKCVYQKTHPRA is encoded by the coding sequence ATGGAAACTGATAGCGAGTTAATACGTCGCTTCGTCACCTATCTGCATCTAGAAAAAAACGCCTCGCCACACACCGTGCTGAACTATCAAGCTGATATACGGCAATTCTTGGAGTTCATGCAAGTACAGGAGGTTGTGGGTGAGGTGATTTTTCGTACCGTTACTCCAATGGTGATTCGCGCTTATCAAGCGGAAATGCAGCGTAAAGCGTATTCGACGCGTACGATTGCAAGACGGATCACGAGTCTGCGCTCCATGTATCGATTCTTTTGCCGTGAAGGCATCATGGATGATAATCCGTTTTTGGCGGTTCGTGCGCCGCGCTTCGAAATTAAGGCGCCCGCGCTTTTGACGCAGCAGGAAATCGAAGAAATGTTGGCGCTGACGGGTCCAGATGCAATAGGGCTGCGCGATCGAGCCGCGTTAGAGTTGCTTTATGCTGCAGGTCTCCGGGTGAGTGAGTTAACAGGCCTTACGCTCGTTGATCTTGAACTGCAGGCAGGCTATGTGCTGATATACGGTAAGGGGACGCAGGAACGAATGGTCCCGATTGGCAGTGCTGCAAGGGCGGCAATTGCTGCTTATCTAACACAGGGACGGCCGATGTTAATTGCAAAAAATTCCGAGTGCCGGCAGGAACGATTATTTTTGAACAGCCGGGGCGGTTCCTTAAGTGACCGCAGTATTCGGCGAATCGTTAACCGCTATGTGAAAGAGTTGGCATGGGATAAGAAAGTCAACCCGCAGATGCTGCGTCATAGTTTTGCGGCGCATTTGCTGCAGGCTGGTGCACCGGCGGAAGCGGTGCAGCTGATGTTAGGGCATACAAGCATGGCGGAAGTGAATTTATATCCGGACGCAAAGCGGGCTAATATGAAATGCGTCTATCAAAAAACGCATCCGC